The following proteins come from a genomic window of Paucimonas lemoignei:
- a CDS encoding coproporphyrinogen III oxidase — protein sequence MAHPLNLAVALQVLNDMRNGQLRSCLAMGFAVQDLKDLIEPQCMSVLVNAPVPWFRVVVDSLVVQRLLAQARDTEEDQLILCALQNGASSPLIHDLFGLSAKEVALRRAMLGLPNRKGRWPAVNQEQERALWDRWTSLTKETPIDVRDSRALLKVAIKMSQSVPPLNLTMVWNTLQSWIEQDLL from the coding sequence ATGGCACATCCATTGAATCTCGCCGTTGCTTTGCAGGTGTTGAACGACATGCGCAACGGCCAGCTACGCAGCTGTCTGGCGATGGGGTTTGCCGTACAGGACCTCAAAGACCTGATCGAACCCCAGTGCATGAGCGTATTGGTCAACGCGCCGGTGCCGTGGTTTCGGGTCGTGGTAGACAGCCTAGTGGTGCAACGCCTGTTGGCTCAGGCCCGGGACACCGAAGAAGATCAGCTCATCCTGTGCGCCCTGCAGAACGGAGCCAGCTCACCGCTGATCCATGACCTCTTCGGCTTATCCGCGAAGGAGGTGGCGCTACGGCGCGCGATGCTCGGCCTGCCCAACCGCAAAGGACGCTGGCCAGCGGTCAATCAGGAACAGGAGCGTGCCCTCTGGGATCGCTGGACCAGCCTGACTAAGGAAACCCCGATTGATGTCCGGGACAGCCGCGCTCTGCTGAAAGTCGCGATCAAGATGTCGCAGAGCGTTCCGCCACTGAACCTGACCATGGTCTGGAACACCCTGCAGAGCTGGATTGAACAGGACCTGCTGTGA
- a CDS encoding heme oxygenase yields MTCPVNGRNNLLDENASAQNASPARASVSLVLQELREATAENHRGLERRLPFTSSELDIHLYKRLIRAYYGFYVSLEHQLDCANWAQLEGEDRHKAGALRNDLRALGMTDIEIETLGLCSELPPLNTHAQVMGALYVIEGATLGGQILRRIAHDKLAVGEGTGGDFLDVYGSATGRMWKAYLAELSQVVEPEERKQVVSTALAIFACFERWLEHSQVLLENTAAS; encoded by the coding sequence TTGACGTGCCCGGTAAATGGACGCAATAACTTGCTTGACGAAAACGCCTCAGCCCAAAATGCAAGCCCTGCCCGGGCAAGTGTCTCTCTGGTACTTCAGGAGCTGCGCGAGGCCACGGCTGAAAATCACCGTGGCCTTGAGCGACGGCTTCCGTTTACGTCCAGCGAACTGGACATTCATCTCTATAAGCGGCTGATCCGCGCTTACTACGGTTTTTATGTATCCCTGGAACATCAGTTGGACTGCGCCAACTGGGCGCAACTGGAAGGCGAAGACCGACATAAAGCCGGGGCGCTGCGTAATGACCTTCGCGCACTGGGCATGACCGATATCGAGATTGAAACACTGGGCCTGTGCAGTGAATTGCCCCCACTCAACACCCACGCTCAAGTGATGGGCGCACTCTACGTCATCGAAGGCGCGACGCTGGGTGGCCAGATCCTGCGCCGTATTGCCCACGATAAGCTAGCCGTGGGCGAGGGCACAGGCGGGGACTTTCTCGATGTGTATGGGAGCGCGACCGGCCGGATGTGGAAGGCCTACTTGGCAGAGCTTTCGCAGGTTGTAGAGCCTGAAGAGCGAAAGCAGGTGGTATCGACGGCCCTTGCGATCTTTGCCTGTTTCGAGCGCTGGCTGGAGCATTCACAGGTTTTACTGGAAAACACCGCAGCGTCTTGA
- a CDS encoding transcriptional regulators yields the protein MAAKSLDAETIKGKLLQGSFMNNGPVLSQLTDPIADTPMVITLDKLRPYEHNPRINRNPLFVEIKASIKTRGLEAPPPITRRPGDEFYIIRNGGNTRLAILNELWTETRDEQFLRIQCLFRPWPKRGDIVALTGHLAENDMHGELTFIERALGIEQARAFYELEAGQPVSQRELARLLAADGYPVSQPHISRMQDTVQHLLPAIPSVLYAGLGKPQIERLIALRRGAEKTWQQHAGNVGFDFSSLFTEVLAGFDDKPDFSYERFQDELIHQMQQPLGKDYNWLKLDILDGRATEKAPVVPPTRPAATSSSSRQPAAEADGQQPPSTRIQKPTPPEPDLDLDLDLDLDQQALNIEPDPTPISADDQQALIQAHIISPIAGLTPRIQAMKRQLAQATGEPIPDFETTCLHAIPVQVGGLHPVSDLWYIER from the coding sequence ATGGCTGCCAAATCGCTGGATGCCGAAACGATCAAGGGCAAGCTGCTGCAGGGCTCGTTCATGAATAACGGCCCCGTGCTGTCGCAGCTCACCGATCCCATCGCGGACACGCCCATGGTCATCACCCTGGACAAGTTGCGGCCCTACGAACACAACCCGCGCATCAACCGCAACCCGCTGTTTGTTGAGATCAAGGCCTCGATCAAGACTCGTGGCCTCGAAGCCCCGCCGCCGATTACCCGCCGTCCGGGAGATGAGTTCTACATCATCCGCAACGGCGGCAATACGCGGCTGGCGATCCTCAACGAGCTGTGGACCGAAACCCGGGACGAGCAGTTCTTGCGCATCCAGTGCCTGTTCCGGCCCTGGCCCAAGCGTGGCGATATCGTCGCCCTCACGGGGCATCTGGCCGAGAACGACATGCATGGCGAGCTGACCTTCATCGAGCGGGCTTTGGGCATTGAGCAGGCCCGAGCGTTTTATGAGCTGGAGGCCGGGCAACCGGTCTCCCAGCGGGAATTGGCACGCCTGCTGGCTGCGGACGGTTACCCCGTCTCGCAGCCGCACATCAGCCGAATGCAGGACACCGTGCAGCATCTGCTGCCGGCGATCCCGAGCGTGCTGTATGCCGGGCTGGGCAAACCGCAGATCGAGCGACTTATTGCCTTGCGTCGAGGCGCGGAAAAAACCTGGCAGCAGCATGCGGGCAATGTCGGCTTTGATTTCAGCTCCTTGTTTACCGAGGTGCTGGCAGGCTTCGATGACAAACCTGACTTCAGCTACGAACGGTTCCAGGACGAGCTGATTCATCAGATGCAGCAGCCGCTGGGCAAGGATTACAACTGGCTCAAGCTGGATATTCTGGATGGACGTGCTACAGAGAAAGCCCCGGTTGTACCGCCGACACGACCTGCTGCCACATCCTCTTCTTCGAGGCAGCCTGCTGCAGAGGCGGACGGTCAGCAGCCGCCCTCCACGCGAATCCAGAAGCCCACGCCGCCTGAGCCAGATCTGGATCTGGATCTGGATCTGGATCTGGATCAGCAAGCGCTGAATATTGAACCAGACCCCACCCCGATCTCAGCAGATGATCAGCAGGCCCTGATTCAGGCCCATATCATCTCGCCTATCGCTGGGCTTACACCCCGCATCCAGGCCATGAAGCGTCAATTGGCACAGGCCACGGGCGAGCCGATCCCGGACTTCGAAACCACCTGCCTGCACGCGATTCCGGTGCAGGTAGGCGGTCTGCACCCAGTCTCGGACCTCTGGTACATCGAGCGCTAG
- the gabD_1 gene encoding succinate-semialdehyde dehydrogenase (NAD(P)+), translated as MYPEVQLFIDGQWRAGQEGRTIAVIDPATGQKLGTVAHASIADLDEALAAAERGFAVWRATSAYDRYKTMQKAAQLLRERADAIARIMTQEQGKPLAEARMEVMSGADIIDWLAEEGRRSYGRLVPSRGSDIEQKVIKEPVGPVAAFTPWNFPINQVVRKLSSALAAGCSIIIKAPEETPASPAELIRAFADAGVPAGVIGLVYGDPAEISSYLIPHPVIRKVTFTGSTPVGKQLAALAGQHMKRATMELGGHAPALVFDDADIDLAAKVLATAKFRNAGQVCVSPTRILVQRGVFDAFLDKFVGLTREIKVGSGLDATSTMGPVANDRRIPALTALVEDARAAGATVNAGGKAIDGPGYFFEPTVISGLTREMRIMNEEPFGPVALLVPFDTLEEAIAESNRVPFGLASYAFTTSMKTAHALGTYIEAGMLSINHLGIGLPEVPFGGIKDSGYGSEGGTEAIEAYLNTKLVTQFNR; from the coding sequence ATGTATCCTGAAGTACAGCTGTTCATTGACGGTCAGTGGCGCGCGGGCCAAGAGGGTCGCACCATCGCCGTGATCGACCCGGCCACTGGCCAGAAGCTGGGCACTGTCGCCCATGCCAGCATCGCCGACCTCGATGAAGCCCTGGCGGCTGCCGAGCGCGGCTTCGCGGTATGGCGGGCCACTTCAGCTTACGACCGTTACAAAACCATGCAGAAAGCGGCGCAACTGTTGCGTGAACGCGCTGATGCCATTGCCCGGATCATGACCCAGGAACAAGGCAAGCCGTTGGCTGAGGCGCGCATGGAAGTGATGTCCGGCGCTGACATCATCGACTGGCTCGCCGAAGAAGGCCGTCGCAGTTATGGCCGCCTGGTGCCGTCGCGTGGCAGCGACATCGAGCAGAAAGTCATCAAGGAGCCGGTAGGCCCCGTTGCAGCTTTCACGCCGTGGAATTTCCCGATCAACCAGGTGGTGCGCAAGCTGTCGTCGGCGCTGGCGGCAGGTTGTTCGATCATCATCAAGGCTCCGGAAGAGACCCCGGCTTCGCCTGCCGAACTGATCCGTGCGTTTGCTGATGCCGGCGTTCCTGCCGGAGTGATTGGTCTGGTGTATGGCGATCCAGCCGAAATCTCTTCGTACCTGATCCCTCATCCGGTGATCCGTAAAGTGACCTTCACCGGCTCGACGCCCGTGGGCAAGCAGCTGGCAGCGCTGGCGGGCCAGCACATGAAGCGCGCGACCATGGAGTTGGGCGGCCACGCGCCGGCTCTTGTGTTCGATGACGCGGACATCGACCTTGCTGCCAAGGTGTTGGCCACGGCCAAGTTCCGCAACGCCGGACAGGTCTGCGTGTCGCCCACCCGGATTCTGGTGCAGCGTGGCGTGTTCGATGCGTTTCTCGACAAGTTTGTCGGCCTGACCCGTGAAATCAAAGTCGGCAGCGGTCTGGATGCAACCTCCACCATGGGCCCGGTCGCCAATGACCGTCGCATCCCTGCGTTGACCGCCCTGGTCGAAGACGCGCGCGCCGCCGGTGCGACCGTGAACGCAGGAGGCAAAGCCATCGACGGCCCGGGCTACTTCTTCGAGCCGACAGTCATCAGCGGCTTGACGCGGGAAATGCGCATCATGAACGAAGAGCCGTTCGGCCCAGTGGCGCTGCTGGTGCCTTTCGATACGCTGGAAGAGGCCATTGCCGAGTCAAACCGTGTGCCGTTTGGTCTGGCGTCCTATGCATTCACCACCTCGATGAAGACTGCCCATGCGCTGGGCACTTACATCGAAGCCGGGATGTTGTCGATCAATCACCTGGGTATCGGGCTGCCAGAGGTTCCGTTCGGTGGCATCAAGGACTCTGGCTACGGCTCTGAAGGGGGCACCGAGGCAATCGAGGCTTACCTGAATACCAAGCTGGTCACTCAGTTCAACCGCTAA
- the soj_2 gene encoding chromosome partitioning-like protein: protein MKIASVLSTKGGPGKTTVTANLGAFCADANLRTLLIDLDTQPSLSSFYRLDSEAPGGTYQLISQNETIPDLVVSRTCIPNLSLILSNDPHNQLSNMLLYAADGRLRLKNLMSEFAQDYDLVLIDTQGARSVTLETALLCSDLAISPITPDMLAAREFYRGTQQLLKDLAPLASLGVYTPPLNIVINKLDATNDANLIYQSLVETLADHPQINLLQTTIPAAVSFRRAATEGVPAHRLEYRQPHNRRSPAAFAVMKALASELFPEWRALFNKLAHDTLGTPADEELAS, encoded by the coding sequence ATGAAAATCGCATCGGTCCTTTCGACCAAAGGCGGCCCTGGCAAGACCACGGTAACCGCAAACCTGGGCGCTTTCTGCGCCGACGCCAATCTCCGTACCCTGCTCATCGACCTCGATACGCAACCCTCGTTGTCCTCGTTCTATCGTCTGGATAGCGAAGCCCCTGGCGGCACCTACCAGCTGATTTCCCAGAACGAAACCATCCCTGATCTGGTGGTTTCCCGCACCTGCATCCCCAATCTGTCGCTGATCCTCTCCAACGACCCGCACAACCAGCTGAGCAACATGCTGCTCTACGCGGCTGACGGGCGCCTGCGCCTGAAAAACCTGATGTCGGAATTTGCCCAGGATTACGACCTGGTGCTGATCGATACCCAGGGAGCGCGTTCGGTGACGCTGGAGACCGCGCTGCTGTGTTCGGATCTGGCGATTTCACCCATCACGCCGGACATGCTCGCCGCCCGGGAGTTTTATCGCGGCACCCAGCAGTTGCTCAAAGACCTTGCACCGCTGGCTTCGCTGGGGGTCTACACGCCACCGCTGAACATTGTGATCAACAAACTCGATGCCACCAACGACGCCAACCTGATCTACCAGTCGCTGGTGGAAACTCTGGCGGATCATCCGCAGATCAACCTGCTGCAGACCACCATCCCGGCCGCCGTCAGTTTCCGTCGCGCCGCTACCGAAGGCGTGCCGGCCCACCGCCTCGAATACCGCCAACCCCATAACCGTCGTTCACCCGCCGCCTTCGCCGTGATGAAGGCGCTGGCCTCGGAGCTGTTCCCGGAATGGCGTGCGCTCTTCAACAAGCTGGCCCACGACACACTGGGCACGCCAGCGGATGAGGAGCTTGCCTCATGA
- the dnaB_2 gene encoding replicative DNA helicase: MNLLDLVPPHSIEAEQGVLGGLMLDNSTWDLVADTLSAQDFFRRDHRVIYQAIQSLAIVDQPFDVVTLSNSIAEISQAGGLGYLAELAKNTPSVANISAYAEIVRERAHLRQLILLGHEASRLASEPQAKSVEVQEEFEQKLFALGQGHAPNRFIDVNETLMKVLEQVDFNFNHGNGVTGVPSGLVDLDQKTGGFQDADLVIVAARPSMGKTSLALNVVDAVLAEDPANSVQIYSLEMPAKALLYRLIAILGQLDVARLMRGDLGDEDWPKLSAGVAKINQYGERLVIDDSSALTPTALRARVRRAARRYGAPRLIMVDYLQLMQCPGKENRNLEIGAISAGLKAIAKEFNCPVLALSQLNRGLESRANKRPHNGDLRESGALEQDADLTLFIYRDEVYHPESMDQGIAELIIGKHRNGPTGVVRTAFIAEQTRFANLDARDRQGASA, encoded by the coding sequence ATGAACCTGCTCGATCTGGTACCTCCGCATTCCATTGAAGCGGAACAAGGCGTGCTCGGCGGGCTGATGCTAGACAACAGCACCTGGGATCTGGTGGCCGACACGCTTTCCGCGCAGGACTTCTTCCGGCGTGACCATCGGGTGATCTATCAGGCCATTCAAAGCCTGGCGATTGTCGACCAACCGTTCGACGTGGTGACCCTGTCCAACTCGATTGCCGAAATATCCCAGGCCGGTGGTCTGGGCTATCTCGCCGAGCTGGCGAAGAACACGCCGTCCGTGGCCAACATCAGCGCCTATGCCGAAATTGTTCGCGAACGTGCGCACCTGCGTCAACTGATCCTGCTCGGCCACGAAGCCAGCCGCCTGGCGAGCGAGCCCCAGGCAAAAAGTGTCGAGGTGCAGGAGGAGTTCGAGCAAAAGCTTTTTGCCTTGGGCCAGGGGCATGCGCCGAACCGCTTCATCGACGTCAACGAAACCCTCATGAAAGTGCTGGAGCAGGTGGACTTCAACTTCAACCACGGCAATGGCGTGACCGGCGTCCCCAGCGGCCTGGTGGATCTGGATCAGAAAACCGGAGGATTTCAGGATGCCGACCTGGTCATCGTCGCCGCGCGCCCATCGATGGGCAAAACCAGCCTCGCACTTAACGTCGTCGATGCGGTACTGGCTGAGGATCCCGCTAACAGCGTGCAGATCTACAGCCTGGAGATGCCGGCCAAAGCCCTGCTATATCGCCTGATTGCCATCCTCGGTCAGTTGGATGTAGCTCGCCTGATGCGCGGCGACCTGGGCGACGAGGATTGGCCAAAACTGAGCGCCGGCGTGGCGAAGATCAACCAGTACGGCGAGCGGCTGGTGATCGATGACAGCTCGGCCCTGACCCCGACCGCCTTACGTGCCCGAGTGCGCAGAGCCGCCCGGCGCTATGGCGCGCCGCGTTTGATCATGGTCGATTACCTGCAGTTGATGCAGTGCCCCGGCAAGGAAAACCGGAATCTGGAGATCGGCGCGATTTCAGCTGGCCTCAAAGCGATTGCTAAGGAATTCAACTGCCCGGTACTGGCCCTGTCGCAGCTCAACCGTGGCCTGGAAAGCCGCGCCAACAAACGTCCGCATAACGGTGACCTGCGCGAATCCGGCGCGCTGGAGCAGGACGCCGACCTGACCCTGTTCATCTACCGCGACGAGGTTTACCACCCCGAATCGATGGACCAGGGCATCGCCGAGCTAATCATCGGCAAACACCGAAACGGACCGACCGGCGTAGTGCGCACTGCATTCATCGCCGAACAGACCCGTTTCGCCAATCTGGACGCCAGGGATCGGCAAGGAGCATCAGCATGA
- the pbpG gene encoding D-alanyl-D-alanine endopeptidase gives MVVDLQTDKVLYASNPDVVVPIASVTKLMTGMVVLDAKQSMDEVIPVNISQTPEMKGVFSRVKLGSELPRREMLLITLMSSENRAAASLAHSYPGGYPAFILAMNAKAKALGMKHTVYVEPTGLSIYNVSTARDLTKLVLAARKYPMLSELSTTAEKTVTFRKPTYSLGFSNTDHLVRKDNWDIKLTKTGFTNQAGHCLVLLTSMANRPVSVVILDAFGKYTHFADASRLRQWVETGKSSPAPAVALQYKKDKNLVMKQNGLQAKE, from the coding sequence ATGGTGGTCGACTTGCAGACCGATAAAGTGCTCTACGCGAGCAATCCGGACGTCGTGGTGCCCATCGCTTCGGTCACCAAGCTGATGACAGGCATGGTGGTACTGGATGCCAAGCAATCGATGGACGAAGTCATTCCGGTCAATATTTCCCAGACCCCGGAAATGAAAGGGGTATTTTCCAGGGTCAAACTGGGCAGCGAACTGCCGCGCCGGGAGATGCTGCTGATCACCTTGATGTCCTCGGAGAACCGAGCTGCTGCCAGCCTTGCCCATAGTTACCCGGGTGGCTACCCGGCATTCATTCTGGCGATGAACGCCAAGGCCAAGGCACTGGGCATGAAACATACGGTGTATGTCGAGCCTACAGGGCTGTCCATCTATAACGTTTCTACGGCACGCGACCTGACCAAGCTGGTCCTGGCGGCGCGCAAGTATCCGATGCTCAGCGAGTTGAGCACCACCGCGGAAAAAACCGTCACGTTCCGCAAGCCGACCTATAGCCTCGGGTTCAGCAACACCGACCATCTGGTTCGCAAAGACAACTGGGACATCAAGCTGACCAAAACCGGCTTTACCAACCAGGCCGGGCATTGCCTCGTGTTGCTCACGAGCATGGCTAATCGTCCTGTGTCTGTCGTAATCCTGGATGCTTTTGGCAAATACACCCACTTCGCCGATGCAAGCCGTCTGCGCCAATGGGTTGAGACCGGCAAGAGCAGCCCCGCACCAGCAGTCGCCTTGCAGTATAAAAAGGACAAGAACCTGGTCATGAAACAGAACGGTCTGCAAGCCAAAGAATAA
- the sam gene encoding S-adenosylmethionine uptake transporter Sam yields the protein MSTASTPLSGVNQPLKGIALIVLATFLFSSHDTISKYLSGFYPIFMVVWVRYVVHTVLMAGIFMPSAGLRVLRTKRLKLQIMRALCLLGTSLFFTTGLMYIPLAEATAVNFLAPLLITAMSVPLLGNMSPASSGPPFWSALWGS from the coding sequence ATGAGCACCGCGAGCACGCCATTATCGGGCGTCAATCAGCCATTGAAGGGCATTGCGCTCATTGTGCTGGCGACGTTTCTGTTTTCCAGCCACGACACCATCTCTAAATATCTATCCGGTTTCTATCCCATCTTCATGGTGGTGTGGGTGCGCTACGTCGTGCACACCGTGTTGATGGCGGGGATTTTCATGCCCTCGGCCGGGCTTCGCGTACTGCGCACCAAGCGCTTGAAGCTTCAGATCATGCGTGCCCTGTGCCTGCTGGGTACAAGCCTGTTCTTCACCACCGGCCTGATGTATATCCCGCTGGCGGAGGCCACGGCGGTCAACTTTCTTGCTCCGCTGCTGATCACGGCCATGTCGGTACCGCTGCTGGGGAACATGTCACCCGCAAGCAGTGGGCCGCCGTTCTGGTCGGCTTTGTGGGGGTCCTGA
- a CDS encoding DNA binding protein, producing MTTRKQDKFVVRFYESGLRDQIAEVARDSQRSMNAEIMWRLFRSLELEQELKRANAVIDQLTAKGDA from the coding sequence ATGACCACACGCAAACAAGACAAATTCGTTGTGCGTTTCTACGAGAGCGGACTGCGTGATCAGATCGCCGAAGTCGCCCGCGACTCTCAGCGCTCCATGAACGCGGAAATCATGTGGCGGCTGTTTCGCAGCCTGGAACTGGAGCAGGAGCTAAAACGCGCCAACGCCGTCATCGATCAGCTCACTGCCAAAGGTGACGCCTGA
- a CDS encoding filamentous hemagglutinin translates to MNSLKIMSVVGSAVPPSLRERGLLACWYLVDDGEPVSGPFSSLTAAQASYRQIDPSQTSHHLN, encoded by the coding sequence ATGAACTCACTGAAAATCATGTCGGTCGTTGGCAGCGCGGTTCCACCTTCCCTTCGCGAACGCGGGCTTCTGGCGTGCTGGTATCTGGTCGATGACGGTGAACCGGTTAGCGGGCCGTTTTCTTCACTGACGGCCGCACAAGCCTCGTACCGACAGATTGACCCGTCGCAAACCAGCCATCACTTGAATTGA
- a CDS encoding membrane protein, with the protein MGVLIIVHPGGELFTPASLLPLCSAMLFASYQLLTRMVSAHDSPTTSNFFAGLFNTLIMTALLPFFWTAPELKHLPFMLALGTCGMVAHLLLTQAFRFAAPAMLAPFSYCQIVFAGLLGYLVFGHAPSLTAQFGIVVICLSGLAAAWQQRTKG; encoded by the coding sequence GTGGGGGTCCTGATCATCGTTCATCCGGGCGGCGAGCTGTTCACCCCGGCGAGCCTGCTGCCGCTGTGCTCGGCGATGCTGTTTGCTTCGTACCAATTGCTGACTCGCATGGTCAGCGCTCACGACAGTCCGACCACCAGCAACTTTTTCGCGGGGCTGTTCAATACGCTGATCATGACCGCCTTGCTGCCGTTTTTCTGGACGGCACCTGAGCTCAAGCACTTGCCGTTCATGCTCGCCCTGGGTACCTGCGGCATGGTCGCGCATTTGCTGCTGACCCAAGCCTTTCGCTTTGCGGCCCCAGCCATGCTGGCACCCTTCAGCTACTGCCAGATTGTATTCGCAGGGTTGCTGGGTTATCTGGTCTTTGGCCATGCGCCGTCTCTGACCGCGCAATTTGGCATCGTTGTCATTTGTCTCAGTGGCCTTGCCGCAGCCTGGCAGCAGCGTACCAAGGGTTGA
- the mviM gene encoding protein MviM, with protein MTTEQLSTTLAEDAPGLALNSTEVRILGCLIEKQATSPETYPLTLNALVTACNQKTSRDPVMNLNPGAVGQSLRALEGRGLAKLVMGSRADRWEHRVDKSLELVPAQVILTGLLLLRGPQTVSELLTRSNRMHDFEDTEQVVHQLDRLIARGFATLLQRQSGQREDRYMHALGNPQDLEELLATRQNQPDRTGAGNGPSAERLDELEARIAALEERLARLE; from the coding sequence ATGACCACTGAACAGCTTTCGACAACGCTTGCTGAAGATGCGCCAGGTCTTGCGCTCAACAGCACGGAAGTTCGCATTCTTGGCTGCCTGATCGAAAAACAGGCCACCAGCCCGGAAACCTACCCGCTGACCCTCAATGCGTTGGTGACCGCCTGCAATCAGAAAACCAGTCGTGACCCGGTCATGAATCTCAACCCCGGTGCCGTGGGCCAAAGCCTGAGAGCGCTTGAAGGCCGGGGCCTGGCGAAACTGGTGATGGGCAGCCGTGCCGATCGCTGGGAGCATCGGGTCGACAAGTCGCTGGAACTGGTGCCCGCTCAGGTGATACTGACAGGCCTGCTTTTGTTGCGAGGCCCGCAAACCGTCAGCGAGCTGCTGACCCGCAGCAATCGCATGCATGACTTCGAAGATACCGAGCAGGTGGTCCATCAGCTGGACCGGCTCATTGCCCGGGGTTTCGCGACCTTGCTGCAACGCCAGTCGGGGCAGCGTGAGGACCGCTACATGCACGCGCTGGGTAATCCTCAGGATCTGGAGGAGCTTCTGGCAACGCGACAAAACCAGCCGGATCGCACCGGTGCGGGCAACGGCCCTTCGGCCGAGCGCCTGGACGAGCTGGAAGCCCGGATCGCGGCGCTGGAGGAACGCCTGGCCAGGCTGGAGTGA
- the gapN gene encoding NAD-dependent aldehyde dehydrogenase, which produces MSVSNRLETLFPAMEHIPEQYRPGEAIEQREYLVNGALQLWPGPLAPVRSPVCLKSEDGIRSVILGSTPLMDASTAMTALDAAVTAYDRGQGAWPTMRVVERIQHVESFLKRMREQREAVVKLLMWEIGKNLKDSEKEFDRTCDYIVDTINALKELDRRSSRFELEQDTLGQIRRVPLGVTLCMGPYNYPLNETFTTLIPALIMGNTVVFKPAKFGVLLIRPLLEAFRDSFPAGVINVIYGGGRETVSALMASGKIDVFAFIGTHKAASDLKKLHPKPHRLRAALGLDAKNPGIVLPDVDLDNAVNEAVTGSLSFNGQRCTALKILFVHESVVDSFLDKFKQKLAQLKPGMPWEAGVSLTPLPEPGKPEYLKGLVDDAISKGASVVNEGGAQINETFFYPAVLYPVTSQMRVYHEEQFGPVVPVVAYRDLETVIDYVLDSDFGQQLSLFGKDSKEVGRLVDAFANQVGRININAQCQRGPDQFPFNGRKNSAEGTLSVHDALRVFSIRTLVATKFQESNKTLISDIIRNRESSFLTTDYIF; this is translated from the coding sequence GTGAGTGTCAGCAACCGCCTTGAAACACTGTTTCCTGCCATGGAACATATTCCCGAACAGTATCGTCCCGGCGAGGCCATCGAGCAGCGTGAGTATCTGGTCAACGGTGCTTTGCAGTTGTGGCCGGGGCCGCTGGCGCCGGTGCGTAGCCCGGTGTGCCTGAAATCGGAGGATGGCATCCGCTCAGTCATCCTGGGCAGTACGCCCCTGATGGATGCGTCGACAGCAATGACAGCCCTGGATGCGGCAGTTACGGCTTACGACCGGGGGCAGGGTGCCTGGCCGACGATGCGGGTTGTGGAGCGCATTCAGCATGTGGAAAGTTTTCTCAAGCGCATGCGCGAGCAGCGTGAGGCCGTGGTGAAGCTGCTGATGTGGGAAATCGGCAAGAACCTCAAGGATTCAGAAAAGGAGTTTGATCGCACCTGTGATTACATCGTCGACACCATCAATGCCCTTAAAGAGCTGGACCGCCGCTCGAGCCGTTTCGAGCTGGAGCAGGACACCCTAGGCCAGATCCGCCGCGTGCCACTGGGCGTGACCCTGTGTATGGGGCCTTACAACTATCCGCTCAATGAGACTTTCACCACCCTGATTCCGGCGCTGATCATGGGCAACACCGTGGTCTTCAAACCAGCCAAATTCGGCGTGCTGTTGATCCGGCCCTTGCTCGAAGCCTTTCGTGACAGCTTCCCCGCAGGCGTAATCAATGTGATTTACGGCGGCGGTCGGGAGACGGTCAGCGCCCTGATGGCCAGCGGGAAAATCGATGTGTTCGCTTTCATCGGGACCCACAAGGCTGCCAGTGACCTGAAAAAGCTGCACCCTAAACCTCACCGGCTAAGGGCGGCGCTGGGGCTGGATGCAAAAAATCCCGGTATCGTCCTGCCTGATGTCGATCTGGATAATGCCGTCAATGAGGCGGTCACGGGTTCTCTGTCCTTCAACGGCCAGCGCTGCACGGCACTCAAGATCCTGTTTGTGCATGAAAGCGTGGTCGACAGCTTTCTGGACAAGTTCAAGCAAAAGCTCGCGCAGCTAAAGCCTGGAATGCCTTGGGAGGCAGGCGTGTCGTTGACGCCATTACCTGAGCCCGGAAAGCCGGAATACCTCAAAGGCTTGGTGGACGACGCCATCAGCAAAGGGGCCAGCGTGGTGAATGAAGGCGGGGCGCAAATCAACGAGACGTTCTTTTACCCGGCCGTGTTGTATCCAGTGACCTCACAGATGCGCGTCTACCATGAAGAACAATTTGGCCCAGTGGTGCCAGTCGTTGCTTACCGCGACCTGGAGACCGTCATTGATTACGTGCTGGACTCCGATTTCGGCCAGCAACTAAGCCTTTTCGGTAAGGATTCCAAAGAAGTGGGGCGTCTGGTGGATGCGTTTGCCAATCAGGTTGGACGCATCAATATCAATGCCCAATGTCAGCGCGGGCCGGATCAGTTCCCTTTCAACGGTCGCAAGAATTCGGCGGAAGGCACCTTGTCTGTTCATGACGCCCTGCGGGTGTTTTCGATCCGCACGCTGGTTGCGACCAAGTTTCAGGAGAGCAATAAAACCCTGATCAGCGACATCATCCGTAACCGAGAGTCCAGTTTCCTGACCACCGATTACATCTTCTAA